Proteins from a genomic interval of Bacteroidales bacterium:
- a CDS encoding SpoIIE family protein phosphatase yields the protein MYIQKTYIFILLIFIFPLINIAQNINELGQYSIHNFSTEEYNNAQPQNWAIVQDQRGILYFGNSDGVLIYDGIYWRLIKVTNESHIKSLSIDNAGKVYVGATGEFGFLEPNSHGEIIYRSLVNKIPEKDKIFYDIWSTISTSKGIFFQTSDNIFLWNNDTIKVFLPKSKFTSSFKIKDRFFVHQPNDLGFTLIEKDSMKQVKGSETFTGKRINSIIPVNDSLLFFVTRENGIYSVFYNEKTNTIKESKYVTDIEKYTKQFYAYSAEKLGINKISIGTRGTGAIILYKNDIIQFIDKFTGLQDEIIQYQYLDKNKNLWLALSDGISKVEVNSPISIFNDKNGLNGTIESITRFNNKLYIATSLGVYYLTNETSQLNSSNKSKYYYSFRPVNSSSEESWKLITYKTKQEELLLVVLNDRVVEIDKNHNIQIILKDIPWSLLQSNIDKNRVFVGIGDGIKSIYRKNKTWIEEGKIEGINERIENIHETESGDLWLGTEKSGVIKIGINSFKINEPKANRITLFDTINGLPDNGPYFAIACNNKILFATGNGIYSFNKSFERFELDTTFPASFKNCYDKYIHRMAIDNKNKLWLVTYDNNQLEIGYLKPNKVNWEWVNVPFLGIKSGSIHGIFHDKNNITWLGGSEGLYRFDGNISKNYKPEYNTLIRKVIIGTDSVIFGGNYFDENNYTSLKQPDILKPVLEFVYNSIEFQFSAQNTEVDQALYFSYYLEGYDKEWSEWTKSPERYYTNLPEGDYNFRVKAKNIFNHESKEGTYEFTILPPWYRTIVAYFVYLIFLVLFIWLIVKLNVRRLQQEKIRLEGIVCERTAEVVAQKEEIEEKNKHIMDSIYYAKRIQNALLPPKEMVSKALPEHFILFKPRDIVSGDYYWLGKTGGNTVIVAADCTGHGVPGAFMSMLGVAFLNEIVSKSETIMANEILNQLREHVMTSLRQTGKEGEAKDGMDMALCIIDHNKMKLQFSGANNPLYLIRNKELIQYKADRMPIGIYIKTQAFENTEIQLEKDDSIYIFSDGFVDQFGGEKGRKFKSKPFKKLLVDIQDKTMKEQYEILDNTIEDWKGPVQEQIDDILVIGIKI from the coding sequence TTGTATATTCAAAAAACATATATTTTTATTTTATTAATATTTATATTTCCACTCATTAATATTGCCCAAAATATTAATGAATTAGGACAATATTCAATTCATAACTTTTCAACAGAAGAATATAATAATGCACAACCTCAAAACTGGGCTATTGTGCAAGATCAAAGAGGAATATTATATTTTGGGAATAGCGATGGAGTTTTAATATACGATGGAATATATTGGAGATTAATAAAAGTAACTAATGAATCACATATCAAGTCTCTTTCTATCGATAATGCAGGAAAAGTATATGTTGGAGCTACAGGAGAATTTGGATTTTTAGAACCAAATTCCCATGGAGAAATAATATATCGCTCTCTTGTTAATAAAATTCCGGAAAAAGATAAAATTTTTTATGATATCTGGTCAACAATATCTACTTCAAAAGGTATATTTTTTCAGACATCAGATAATATATTTTTATGGAATAATGATACCATTAAAGTTTTTTTACCGAAAAGCAAATTTACTTCTTCTTTTAAAATAAAAGACAGATTTTTTGTTCATCAACCTAATGATCTTGGATTCACATTAATTGAAAAAGATTCTATGAAGCAGGTTAAAGGAAGTGAAACCTTTACAGGTAAAAGAATAAATTCAATTATTCCTGTAAATGACAGCCTTCTTTTTTTTGTTACCAGGGAAAATGGTATTTATTCTGTATTTTATAATGAAAAGACAAACACAATTAAAGAATCAAAATATGTTACAGATATTGAAAAATATACAAAACAATTTTATGCTTACAGTGCAGAAAAACTTGGTATTAATAAAATTTCAATAGGTACACGGGGAACTGGTGCTATTATCTTATACAAAAATGACATTATTCAATTTATTGATAAATTCACAGGACTACAGGACGAAATTATTCAATATCAATATTTAGATAAAAATAAAAATCTATGGCTGGCTTTATCAGATGGAATTTCAAAAGTTGAAGTAAACTCCCCAATTTCGATTTTTAACGATAAAAATGGTTTGAACGGAACAATTGAATCTATCACACGATTTAATAACAAATTATACATAGCTACTTCTTTAGGTGTTTATTATTTAACTAATGAAACTTCACAATTGAATAGCTCAAACAAAAGCAAATATTATTATTCATTTCGTCCTGTTAATAGTTCATCAGAAGAATCTTGGAAACTGATAACATATAAAACAAAACAAGAGGAATTATTATTAGTTGTTTTAAATGATAGAGTTGTTGAAATTGATAAGAATCATAATATTCAAATTATTTTAAAAGATATTCCATGGAGTTTGTTACAATCAAATATTGATAAAAATCGTGTTTTTGTTGGTATTGGAGATGGTATAAAATCAATATACAGAAAAAACAAGACATGGATAGAAGAAGGGAAAATTGAAGGGATTAATGAAAGAATTGAAAATATTCATGAAACAGAAAGCGGTGATCTATGGTTAGGAACAGAAAAAAGCGGAGTTATTAAGATTGGAATCAATTCTTTTAAAATCAATGAACCCAAAGCCAATAGAATAACGCTTTTTGATACAATAAATGGTTTGCCCGATAATGGTCCGTATTTTGCAATAGCTTGTAACAATAAAATACTATTTGCTACAGGTAACGGCATTTATTCTTTTAATAAATCATTTGAAAGATTTGAACTTGATACTACATTTCCCGCGTCCTTTAAAAATTGTTATGATAAATATATTCATCGAATGGCTATTGACAACAAGAATAAATTATGGTTAGTAACTTATGATAATAATCAACTTGAAATTGGTTATTTAAAGCCAAACAAAGTGAATTGGGAATGGGTAAATGTTCCTTTTTTAGGAATAAAATCAGGAAGTATTCATGGTATCTTTCATGATAAAAATAATATAACATGGTTAGGCGGAAGTGAAGGATTATATCGTTTTGACGGAAATATTAGTAAAAATTACAAACCGGAATATAATACATTAATAAGAAAAGTAATAATTGGAACAGACTCCGTAATTTTTGGCGGCAACTATTTTGATGAAAACAATTACACATCTCTCAAACAACCTGATATTTTAAAACCTGTATTAGAATTTGTTTACAACTCTATTGAGTTTCAGTTTTCTGCTCAAAATACAGAGGTAGATCAAGCATTATATTTTAGCTATTACCTTGAAGGATACGATAAGGAATGGAGCGAATGGACAAAAAGTCCTGAAAGATATTATACAAACTTACCTGAAGGTGATTATAATTTCAGAGTTAAAGCAAAAAATATTTTCAATCACGAAAGTAAAGAAGGAACATATGAATTTACAATATTACCACCCTGGTACCGTACTATTGTAGCATATTTTGTTTACCTCATTTTTTTAGTACTATTTATTTGGCTTATTGTAAAATTAAATGTAAGACGGTTACAACAAGAAAAAATCAGGTTAGAAGGAATCGTGTGTGAACGAACTGCCGAAGTAGTAGCTCAAAAAGAAGAAATAGAAGAAAAAAATAAGCATATTATGGATAGCATATATTATGCAAAACGTATCCAAAATGCACTCTTGCCACCAAAAGAGATGGTAAGTAAAGCATTACCCGAACATTTTATTCTTTTCAAACCACGAGATATTGTAAGTGGCGATTATTACTGGCTCGGAAAAACAGGAGGAAATACTGTAATTGTTGCTGCAGATTGTACAGGACATGGAGTTCCCGGAGCTTTTATGAGTATGCTTGGGGTTGCTTTTTTAAATGAAATTGTTAGCAAAAGTGAAACCATTATGGCTAATGAAATACTAAACCAACTCCGTGAACATGTAATGACATCACTCAGACAAACCGGCAAGGAAGGCGAAGCAAAAGACGGAATGGATATGGCTCTTTGTATTATCGACCATAATAAAATGAAACTACAATTTTCCGGCGCTAACAATCCTTTATATTTAATTAGAAACAAAGAACTTATTCAATATAAAGCAGATAGAATGCCAATAGGAATCTATATCAAAACACAAGCTTTTGAAAATACTGAAATACAATTAGAAAAAGACGATTCTATATATATCTTTTCTGATGGATTTGTTGACCAGTTTGGAGGTGAAAAAGGTCGTAAATTCAAATCAAAACCTTTTAAAAAACTTCTTGTTGATATTCAGGATAAAACCATGAAAGAACAATACGAAATTTTAGACAATACAATAGAAGACTGGAAAGGTCCTGTACAAGAACAAATTGATGATATTTTAGTTATTGGAATAAAGATATAA